One genomic window of Mus musculus strain C57BL/6J chromosome 4, GRCm38.p6 C57BL/6J includes the following:
- the Mysm1 gene encoding histone H2A deubiquitinase MYSM1, translating to MEAEEADVDVEGDVAAAAQPGNDESTASVFQDHYLDSTWRRENGCLPWTLDSTISDENRAIIEKMLLEEEYYLSNKSLPGKFWVNQKEDNKKYTNSLQKSSKAMVDSPAKPASHSVKWTVEEKELFEQGLAKFGRRWTKIATLLKSRTVLQVKSYARQYFKNKVKWDVEKETPTQKSSSDLQVKNKDDRTKAWAAACLRGSADPCLNAVKIEKLSDDEDVDITDELDELTSQTSQNSGSHLTLDVPNSKMYTTNQGELCQEGPLAKSSGESLQNVKQGEGEACSSSEIASWAEKQKSTDKNSAELNEKYNKVVEEHTLHRGEVREEAKHSPSPEPCERQDSSGNEMLLPPCQIEEENHEGEELKPPEQEVEIDRNVIQEEEKQAIPEFFEGRQTKTPERYLKIRNYILDQWEICKPKYLNKTSVRPGLKNCGDVNCIGRIHTYLELIGAINFGCEQAVYNRPQPLDKVRAADRKDAEAAYQLAWRLQSMRTRRRRVRDPWGNWCDAKDLEGQTFEHLSVEEMARRKEEEKCKPIKFSKASKLPKSSLDPFQLIPCNFFSEEKQEPFQVKVAAEALLIMNLHAHVSMAEVIGLLGGRYSEADKVLEVCAAEPCNSLSTGLQCEMDPVSQTQASETLALRGYSVIGWYHSHPAFDPNPSLRDIDTQAKYQSYFSRGGAKFIGMIVSPYNRSNPLPYSQITCLVISEEVSPDGTYRLPYKFEVQQMLEEPQWELVFEKTRWIIEKYRLSNSSVPMDRIFRRDSDLTCLQKLLECLRKTLSKVANCFIAEEFLTQIENLFLSNYKSKEENGLAEEDSTKELFM from the exons GTATTATTTATCTAATAAATCACTTCCAGGAAAATTCTGGGTTAATCAAAAGGAGgataataaaaaatacacaaacaG CCTGCAGAAGTCATCAAAAgccat GGTAGATTCTCCTGCAAAACCAGCCAGTCATTCAGTAAAGTGGACAGTAGAAGAGAAAGAGCTGTTTGAACAAGGACTG GCTAAATTTGGCCGAAGGTGGACCAAAATCGCAACACTACTTAAAAGTCGCACAGTTTTACAAGTGAAGAGTTATGCCAGACAGTACTTTAAAAATAAG GTAAAGTGggatgtggaaaaagaaacaCCAACTCAGAAGAGCAGCAGTGATCTTCAGGTTAAAAACAAAGATGACAGGACGAAGGCGTGGGCAGCAGCCTGTTTAAGGGGAAGTGCTGATCCCTGCCTGAATGCTGTAAAGATTGAGAAGTTATCTGACGATGAAGATGTAGATATCACAGATGAGCTGGATGAGTTGACTTCTCAAACATCACAGAATTCTGGCAGCCATCTTACTTTAGATGTTCCTAATAGTAAAATGTATACCACCAATCAAGGAGAATTATGCCAAGAAGGTCCATTAGCTAAATCTTCAGGAGAGTCTCTTCAGAATGTGAAGCAAGGTGAAGGAGAAGCATGTTCAAGCTCAGAAATTGCATCATGGGctgaaaaacagaaaagtactGACAAAAACTCAGCCGAATTAAATGAGAAATACAATAAAGTGGTGGAAGAACACACTCTACACAGAGGAGAAGTAAGAGAGGAAGCCAAGCACTCGCCTTCTCCAGAGCCCTGTGAGAGGCAGGACTCAAGTGGAAATGAAATGCTTTTGCCTCCTTGCCAAATTGAGGAGGAAAACCATGAAGGAGAAGAGCTTAAGCCACCAGAACAAGAAGTTGAAATAGATAGAAATGTcattcaagaagaagaaaagcaagcgATTCCTGAGTTTTTTGAGGGGCGCCAAACTAAAACACCAGAACGCTATTTGAAAATTAGAAACTACATTTTGGATCAGTG GGAAATATGCAAACCGAAATACTTAAATAAGACCTCAGTACGTCCTGGCCTGAAGAACTGTGGGGATGTTAATTGTATTGGACGGATTCATACATACCTCGAGTTGATAGGAGCAATCAATTTTGGATGtg AGCAGGCAGTATATAACAGGCCACAACCACTTGATAAAGTACGAGCGGCCGACAGAAAGGATGCAGAAGCAGCATACCAGCTTGCCTGGCGCCTGCAGTCTATG CGAACGAGGAGACGCAGGGTCCGAGATCCATGGGGAAACTGGTGTGATGCAAAAGACTTAGAAGGACAAACATTTGAG CATTTGTCTGTGGAGGAGAtggcaagaagaaaagaagaggaaaagtgcAAACCTATTAAATTTTCGAAAGCTTCAAAACTTCCAAAAAG ctcACTTGATCCTTTCCAACTGATACCTTGTAATTTTTTCAGTGAAGAAAAGCAG GAGCCATTTCAGGTGAAAGTAGCTGCAGAAGCACTTTTAATAATGAATTTG CACGCCCACGTGTCTATGGCAGAGGTGATTGGGCTTCTAGGAGGAAGATACTCAGAAGCTGATAAGGTCCTTGAA GTCTGTGCAGCAGAACCATGTAACAGTCTGAGTACAGGACTTCAGTGTGAGATGGATCCTGTATCACAGACACAGGCCTCAGAAACCTTGGCTCTTAGAGGCTACAGTGTCATTGGGTGGTACCATTCTCATCCTGCATTTGATCCTAATCCATCTTTACGAGATATTGACACACAAGCCAAATACCAG AGTTACTTCTCCAGAGGAGGAGCAAAATTCATTGGAATGATTGTTAGTCCATATAATCGAAGTAATCCTTTACCATATTCCCAGATAACCTGCTTGGTTATAAGTGAAGAAGTTAGCCCTGATGGTACCTACC GTTTACCTTACAAATTTGAAGTACAACAGATGTTAGAAGAACCTCAGTGGGAATTAGTGTTTGAAAAGACAAGATGGATAATCGAAAAATACAGGCTTTCTAATAG CAGCGTCCCCATGGATAGAATCTTTCGCCGGGATTCCGACCTAACTTGTCTGCAGAAA CTTTTGGAGTGTCTAAGGAAAACACTGAGCAAAGTAGCCAATTGCTTCATCGCTGAGGAGTTCTTGACTCAAATAGAAAATCTGTTCCTTTCCAATTACAAAAGCAAGGAAGAGAATGGACTGGCAGAAGAGGATAGTACAAAGGAATTGTTCatgtaa
- the Mysm1 gene encoding histone H2A deubiquitinase MYSM1 isoform X7 produces the protein MYTTNQGELCQEGPLAKSSGESLQNVKQGEGEACSSSEIASWAEKQKSTDKNSAELNEKYNKVVEEHTLHRGEVREEAKHSPSPEPCERQDSSGNEMLLPPCQIEEENHEGEELKPPEQEVEIDRNVIQEEEKQAIPEFFEGRQTKTPERYLKIRNYILDQWEICKPKYLNKTSVRPGLKNCGDVNCIGRIHTYLELIGAINFGCEQAVYNRPQPLDKVRAADRKDAEAAYQLAWRLQSMRTRRRRVRDPWGNWCDAKDLEGQTFEHLSVEEMARRKEEEKCKPIKFSKASKLPKSSLDPFQLIPCNFFSEEKQEPFQVKVAAEALLIMNLHAHVSMAEVIGLLGGRYSEADKVLEVCAAEPCNSLSTGLQCEMDPVSQTQASETLALRGYSVIGWYHSHPAFDPNPSLRDIDTQAKYQSYFSRGGAKFIGMIVSPYNRSNPLPYSQITCLVISEEVSPDGTYRLPYKFEVQQMLEEPQWELVFEKTRWIIEKYRLSNSSVPMDRIFRRDSDLTCLQKLLECLRKTLSKVANCFIAEEFLTQIENLFLSNYKSKEENGLAEEDSTKELFM, from the exons ATGTATACCACCAATCAAGGAGAATTATGCCAAGAAGGTCCATTAGCTAAATCTTCAGGAGAGTCTCTTCAGAATGTGAAGCAAGGTGAAGGAGAAGCATGTTCAAGCTCAGAAATTGCATCATGGGctgaaaaacagaaaagtactGACAAAAACTCAGCCGAATTAAATGAGAAATACAATAAAGTGGTGGAAGAACACACTCTACACAGAGGAGAAGTAAGAGAGGAAGCCAAGCACTCGCCTTCTCCAGAGCCCTGTGAGAGGCAGGACTCAAGTGGAAATGAAATGCTTTTGCCTCCTTGCCAAATTGAGGAGGAAAACCATGAAGGAGAAGAGCTTAAGCCACCAGAACAAGAAGTTGAAATAGATAGAAATGTcattcaagaagaagaaaagcaagcgATTCCTGAGTTTTTTGAGGGGCGCCAAACTAAAACACCAGAACGCTATTTGAAAATTAGAAACTACATTTTGGATCAGTG GGAAATATGCAAACCGAAATACTTAAATAAGACCTCAGTACGTCCTGGCCTGAAGAACTGTGGGGATGTTAATTGTATTGGACGGATTCATACATACCTCGAGTTGATAGGAGCAATCAATTTTGGATGtg AGCAGGCAGTATATAACAGGCCACAACCACTTGATAAAGTACGAGCGGCCGACAGAAAGGATGCAGAAGCAGCATACCAGCTTGCCTGGCGCCTGCAGTCTATG CGAACGAGGAGACGCAGGGTCCGAGATCCATGGGGAAACTGGTGTGATGCAAAAGACTTAGAAGGACAAACATTTGAG CATTTGTCTGTGGAGGAGAtggcaagaagaaaagaagaggaaaagtgcAAACCTATTAAATTTTCGAAAGCTTCAAAACTTCCAAAAAG ctcACTTGATCCTTTCCAACTGATACCTTGTAATTTTTTCAGTGAAGAAAAGCAG GAGCCATTTCAGGTGAAAGTAGCTGCAGAAGCACTTTTAATAATGAATTTG CACGCCCACGTGTCTATGGCAGAGGTGATTGGGCTTCTAGGAGGAAGATACTCAGAAGCTGATAAGGTCCTTGAA GTCTGTGCAGCAGAACCATGTAACAGTCTGAGTACAGGACTTCAGTGTGAGATGGATCCTGTATCACAGACACAGGCCTCAGAAACCTTGGCTCTTAGAGGCTACAGTGTCATTGGGTGGTACCATTCTCATCCTGCATTTGATCCTAATCCATCTTTACGAGATATTGACACACAAGCCAAATACCAG AGTTACTTCTCCAGAGGAGGAGCAAAATTCATTGGAATGATTGTTAGTCCATATAATCGAAGTAATCCTTTACCATATTCCCAGATAACCTGCTTGGTTATAAGTGAAGAAGTTAGCCCTGATGGTACCTACC GTTTACCTTACAAATTTGAAGTACAACAGATGTTAGAAGAACCTCAGTGGGAATTAGTGTTTGAAAAGACAAGATGGATAATCGAAAAATACAGGCTTTCTAATAG CAGCGTCCCCATGGATAGAATCTTTCGCCGGGATTCCGACCTAACTTGTCTGCAGAAA CTTTTGGAGTGTCTAAGGAAAACACTGAGCAAAGTAGCCAATTGCTTCATCGCTGAGGAGTTCTTGACTCAAATAGAAAATCTGTTCCTTTCCAATTACAAAAGCAAGGAAGAGAATGGACTGGCAGAAGAGGATAGTACAAAGGAATTGTTCatgtaa
- the Mysm1 gene encoding histone H2A deubiquitinase MYSM1 isoform X2: MEAEEADVDVEGDVAAAAQPGNDESTASVFQDHYLDSTWRRENGCLPWTLDSTISDENRAIIEKMLLEEEYYLSNKSLPGKFWVNQKEDNKKYTNSLQKSSKAMVDSPAKPASHSVKWTVEEKELFEQGLAKFGRRWTKIATLLKSRTVLQVKSYARQYFKNKVKWDVEKETPTQKSSSDLQVKNKDDRTKAWAAACLRGSADPCLNAVKIEKLSDDEDVDITDELDELTSQTSQNSGSHLTLDVPNSKMYTTNQGELCQEGPLAKSSGESLQNVKQGEGEACSSSEIASWAEKQKSTDKNSAELNEKYNKVVEEHTLHRGEVREEAKHSPSPEPCERQDSSGNEMLLPPCQIEEENHEGEELKPPEQEVEIDRNVIQEEEKQAIPEFFEGRQTKTPERYLKIRNYILDQWEICKPKYLNKTSVRPGLKNCGDVNCIGRIHTYLELIGAINFGCEQAVYNRPQPLDKVRAADRKDAEAAYQLAWRLQSMRTRRRRVRDPWGNWCDAKDLEGQTFEHLSVEEMARRKEEEKCKPIKFSKASKLPKSSLDPFQLIPCNFFSEEKQEPFQVKVAAEALLIMNLHAHVSMAEVIGLLGGRYSEADKVLENNLLQVCAAEPCNSLSTGLQCEMDPVSQTQASETLALRGYSVIGWYHSHPAFDPNPSLRDIDTQAKYQSYFSRGGAKFIGMIVSPYNRSNPLPYSQITCLVISEEVSPDGTYRLPYKFEVQQMLEEPQWELVFEKTRWIIEKYRLSNSVPMDRIFRRDSDLTCLQKLLECLRKTLSKVANCFIAEEFLTQIENLFLSNYKSKEENGLAEEDSTKELFM; the protein is encoded by the exons GTATTATTTATCTAATAAATCACTTCCAGGAAAATTCTGGGTTAATCAAAAGGAGgataataaaaaatacacaaacaG CCTGCAGAAGTCATCAAAAgccat GGTAGATTCTCCTGCAAAACCAGCCAGTCATTCAGTAAAGTGGACAGTAGAAGAGAAAGAGCTGTTTGAACAAGGACTG GCTAAATTTGGCCGAAGGTGGACCAAAATCGCAACACTACTTAAAAGTCGCACAGTTTTACAAGTGAAGAGTTATGCCAGACAGTACTTTAAAAATAAG GTAAAGTGggatgtggaaaaagaaacaCCAACTCAGAAGAGCAGCAGTGATCTTCAGGTTAAAAACAAAGATGACAGGACGAAGGCGTGGGCAGCAGCCTGTTTAAGGGGAAGTGCTGATCCCTGCCTGAATGCTGTAAAGATTGAGAAGTTATCTGACGATGAAGATGTAGATATCACAGATGAGCTGGATGAGTTGACTTCTCAAACATCACAGAATTCTGGCAGCCATCTTACTTTAGATGTTCCTAATAGTAAAATGTATACCACCAATCAAGGAGAATTATGCCAAGAAGGTCCATTAGCTAAATCTTCAGGAGAGTCTCTTCAGAATGTGAAGCAAGGTGAAGGAGAAGCATGTTCAAGCTCAGAAATTGCATCATGGGctgaaaaacagaaaagtactGACAAAAACTCAGCCGAATTAAATGAGAAATACAATAAAGTGGTGGAAGAACACACTCTACACAGAGGAGAAGTAAGAGAGGAAGCCAAGCACTCGCCTTCTCCAGAGCCCTGTGAGAGGCAGGACTCAAGTGGAAATGAAATGCTTTTGCCTCCTTGCCAAATTGAGGAGGAAAACCATGAAGGAGAAGAGCTTAAGCCACCAGAACAAGAAGTTGAAATAGATAGAAATGTcattcaagaagaagaaaagcaagcgATTCCTGAGTTTTTTGAGGGGCGCCAAACTAAAACACCAGAACGCTATTTGAAAATTAGAAACTACATTTTGGATCAGTG GGAAATATGCAAACCGAAATACTTAAATAAGACCTCAGTACGTCCTGGCCTGAAGAACTGTGGGGATGTTAATTGTATTGGACGGATTCATACATACCTCGAGTTGATAGGAGCAATCAATTTTGGATGtg AGCAGGCAGTATATAACAGGCCACAACCACTTGATAAAGTACGAGCGGCCGACAGAAAGGATGCAGAAGCAGCATACCAGCTTGCCTGGCGCCTGCAGTCTATG CGAACGAGGAGACGCAGGGTCCGAGATCCATGGGGAAACTGGTGTGATGCAAAAGACTTAGAAGGACAAACATTTGAG CATTTGTCTGTGGAGGAGAtggcaagaagaaaagaagaggaaaagtgcAAACCTATTAAATTTTCGAAAGCTTCAAAACTTCCAAAAAG ctcACTTGATCCTTTCCAACTGATACCTTGTAATTTTTTCAGTGAAGAAAAGCAG GAGCCATTTCAGGTGAAAGTAGCTGCAGAAGCACTTTTAATAATGAATTTG CACGCCCACGTGTCTATGGCAGAGGTGATTGGGCTTCTAGGAGGAAGATACTCAGAAGCTGATAAGGTCCTTGAA AACAATCTCTTACAGGTCTGTGCAGCAGAACCATGTAACAGTCTGAGTACAGGACTTCAGTGTGAGATGGATCCTGTATCACAGACACAGGCCTCAGAAACCTTGGCTCTTAGAGGCTACAGTGTCATTGGGTGGTACCATTCTCATCCTGCATTTGATCCTAATCCATCTTTACGAGATATTGACACACAAGCCAAATACCAG AGTTACTTCTCCAGAGGAGGAGCAAAATTCATTGGAATGATTGTTAGTCCATATAATCGAAGTAATCCTTTACCATATTCCCAGATAACCTGCTTGGTTATAAGTGAAGAAGTTAGCCCTGATGGTACCTACC GTTTACCTTACAAATTTGAAGTACAACAGATGTTAGAAGAACCTCAGTGGGAATTAGTGTTTGAAAAGACAAGATGGATAATCGAAAAATACAGGCTTTCTAATAG CGTCCCCATGGATAGAATCTTTCGCCGGGATTCCGACCTAACTTGTCTGCAGAAA CTTTTGGAGTGTCTAAGGAAAACACTGAGCAAAGTAGCCAATTGCTTCATCGCTGAGGAGTTCTTGACTCAAATAGAAAATCTGTTCCTTTCCAATTACAAAAGCAAGGAAGAGAATGGACTGGCAGAAGAGGATAGTACAAAGGAATTGTTCatgtaa
- the Mysm1 gene encoding histone H2A deubiquitinase MYSM1 isoform X1 has protein sequence MEAEEADVDVEGDVAAAAQPGNDESTASVFQDHYLDSTWRRENGCLPWTLDSTISDENRAIIEKMLLEEEYYLSNKSLPGKFWVNQKEDNKKYTNSLQKSSKAMVDSPAKPASHSVKWTVEEKELFEQGLAKFGRRWTKIATLLKSRTVLQVKSYARQYFKNKVKWDVEKETPTQKSSSDLQVKNKDDRTKAWAAACLRGSADPCLNAVKIEKLSDDEDVDITDELDELTSQTSQNSGSHLTLDVPNSKMYTTNQGELCQEGPLAKSSGESLQNVKQGEGEACSSSEIASWAEKQKSTDKNSAELNEKYNKVVEEHTLHRGEVREEAKHSPSPEPCERQDSSGNEMLLPPCQIEEENHEGEELKPPEQEVEIDRNVIQEEEKQAIPEFFEGRQTKTPERYLKIRNYILDQWEICKPKYLNKTSVRPGLKNCGDVNCIGRIHTYLELIGAINFGCEQAVYNRPQPLDKVRAADRKDAEAAYQLAWRLQSMRTRRRRVRDPWGNWCDAKDLEGQTFEHLSVEEMARRKEEEKCKPIKFSKASKLPKSSLDPFQLIPCNFFSEEKQEPFQVKVAAEALLIMNLHAHVSMAEVIGLLGGRYSEADKVLENNLLQVCAAEPCNSLSTGLQCEMDPVSQTQASETLALRGYSVIGWYHSHPAFDPNPSLRDIDTQAKYQSYFSRGGAKFIGMIVSPYNRSNPLPYSQITCLVISEEVSPDGTYRLPYKFEVQQMLEEPQWELVFEKTRWIIEKYRLSNSSVPMDRIFRRDSDLTCLQKLLECLRKTLSKVANCFIAEEFLTQIENLFLSNYKSKEENGLAEEDSTKELFM, from the exons GTATTATTTATCTAATAAATCACTTCCAGGAAAATTCTGGGTTAATCAAAAGGAGgataataaaaaatacacaaacaG CCTGCAGAAGTCATCAAAAgccat GGTAGATTCTCCTGCAAAACCAGCCAGTCATTCAGTAAAGTGGACAGTAGAAGAGAAAGAGCTGTTTGAACAAGGACTG GCTAAATTTGGCCGAAGGTGGACCAAAATCGCAACACTACTTAAAAGTCGCACAGTTTTACAAGTGAAGAGTTATGCCAGACAGTACTTTAAAAATAAG GTAAAGTGggatgtggaaaaagaaacaCCAACTCAGAAGAGCAGCAGTGATCTTCAGGTTAAAAACAAAGATGACAGGACGAAGGCGTGGGCAGCAGCCTGTTTAAGGGGAAGTGCTGATCCCTGCCTGAATGCTGTAAAGATTGAGAAGTTATCTGACGATGAAGATGTAGATATCACAGATGAGCTGGATGAGTTGACTTCTCAAACATCACAGAATTCTGGCAGCCATCTTACTTTAGATGTTCCTAATAGTAAAATGTATACCACCAATCAAGGAGAATTATGCCAAGAAGGTCCATTAGCTAAATCTTCAGGAGAGTCTCTTCAGAATGTGAAGCAAGGTGAAGGAGAAGCATGTTCAAGCTCAGAAATTGCATCATGGGctgaaaaacagaaaagtactGACAAAAACTCAGCCGAATTAAATGAGAAATACAATAAAGTGGTGGAAGAACACACTCTACACAGAGGAGAAGTAAGAGAGGAAGCCAAGCACTCGCCTTCTCCAGAGCCCTGTGAGAGGCAGGACTCAAGTGGAAATGAAATGCTTTTGCCTCCTTGCCAAATTGAGGAGGAAAACCATGAAGGAGAAGAGCTTAAGCCACCAGAACAAGAAGTTGAAATAGATAGAAATGTcattcaagaagaagaaaagcaagcgATTCCTGAGTTTTTTGAGGGGCGCCAAACTAAAACACCAGAACGCTATTTGAAAATTAGAAACTACATTTTGGATCAGTG GGAAATATGCAAACCGAAATACTTAAATAAGACCTCAGTACGTCCTGGCCTGAAGAACTGTGGGGATGTTAATTGTATTGGACGGATTCATACATACCTCGAGTTGATAGGAGCAATCAATTTTGGATGtg AGCAGGCAGTATATAACAGGCCACAACCACTTGATAAAGTACGAGCGGCCGACAGAAAGGATGCAGAAGCAGCATACCAGCTTGCCTGGCGCCTGCAGTCTATG CGAACGAGGAGACGCAGGGTCCGAGATCCATGGGGAAACTGGTGTGATGCAAAAGACTTAGAAGGACAAACATTTGAG CATTTGTCTGTGGAGGAGAtggcaagaagaaaagaagaggaaaagtgcAAACCTATTAAATTTTCGAAAGCTTCAAAACTTCCAAAAAG ctcACTTGATCCTTTCCAACTGATACCTTGTAATTTTTTCAGTGAAGAAAAGCAG GAGCCATTTCAGGTGAAAGTAGCTGCAGAAGCACTTTTAATAATGAATTTG CACGCCCACGTGTCTATGGCAGAGGTGATTGGGCTTCTAGGAGGAAGATACTCAGAAGCTGATAAGGTCCTTGAA AACAATCTCTTACAGGTCTGTGCAGCAGAACCATGTAACAGTCTGAGTACAGGACTTCAGTGTGAGATGGATCCTGTATCACAGACACAGGCCTCAGAAACCTTGGCTCTTAGAGGCTACAGTGTCATTGGGTGGTACCATTCTCATCCTGCATTTGATCCTAATCCATCTTTACGAGATATTGACACACAAGCCAAATACCAG AGTTACTTCTCCAGAGGAGGAGCAAAATTCATTGGAATGATTGTTAGTCCATATAATCGAAGTAATCCTTTACCATATTCCCAGATAACCTGCTTGGTTATAAGTGAAGAAGTTAGCCCTGATGGTACCTACC GTTTACCTTACAAATTTGAAGTACAACAGATGTTAGAAGAACCTCAGTGGGAATTAGTGTTTGAAAAGACAAGATGGATAATCGAAAAATACAGGCTTTCTAATAG CAGCGTCCCCATGGATAGAATCTTTCGCCGGGATTCCGACCTAACTTGTCTGCAGAAA CTTTTGGAGTGTCTAAGGAAAACACTGAGCAAAGTAGCCAATTGCTTCATCGCTGAGGAGTTCTTGACTCAAATAGAAAATCTGTTCCTTTCCAATTACAAAAGCAAGGAAGAGAATGGACTGGCAGAAGAGGATAGTACAAAGGAATTGTTCatgtaa
- the Mysm1 gene encoding histone H2A deubiquitinase MYSM1 isoform X6 has protein sequence MEAEEADVDVEGDVAAAAQPGNDESTASVFQDHYLDSTWRRENGCLPWTLDSTISDENRAIIEKMLLEEEYYLSNKSLPGKFWVNQKEDNKKYTNSLQKSSKAMVDSPAKPASHSVKWTVEEKELFEQGLAKFGRRWTKIATLLKSRTVLQVKSYARQYFKNKVKWDVEKETPTQKSSSDLQVKNKDDRTKAWAAACLRGSADPCLNAVKIEKLSDDEDVDITDELDELTSQTSQNSGSHLTLDVPNSKMYTTNQGELCQEGPLAKSSGESLQNVKQGEGEACSSSEIASWAEKQKSTDKNSAELNEKYNKVVEEHTLHRGEVREEAKHSPSPEPCERQDSSGNEMLLPPCQIEEENHEGEELKPPEQEVEIDRNVIQEEEKQAIPEFFEGRQTKTPERYLKIRNYILDQWEICKPKYLNKTSVRPGLKNCGDVNCIGRIHTYLELIGAINFGCEQAVYNRPQPLDKVRAADRKDAEAAYQLAWRLQSMRTRRRRVRDPWGNWCDAKDLEGQTFEHLSVEEMARRKEEEKCKPIKFSKASKLPKSSLDPFQLIPCNFFSEEKQEPFQVKVAAEALLIMNLHAHVSMAEVIGLLGGRYSEADKVLEVCAAEPCNSLSTGLQCEMDPVSQTQASETLALRGYSVIGWYHSHPAFDPNPSLRDIDTQAKYQSYFSRGGAKFIGMIVSPYNRSNPLPYSQITCLVISEEVSPDGTYPASPWIESFAGIPT, from the exons GTATTATTTATCTAATAAATCACTTCCAGGAAAATTCTGGGTTAATCAAAAGGAGgataataaaaaatacacaaacaG CCTGCAGAAGTCATCAAAAgccat GGTAGATTCTCCTGCAAAACCAGCCAGTCATTCAGTAAAGTGGACAGTAGAAGAGAAAGAGCTGTTTGAACAAGGACTG GCTAAATTTGGCCGAAGGTGGACCAAAATCGCAACACTACTTAAAAGTCGCACAGTTTTACAAGTGAAGAGTTATGCCAGACAGTACTTTAAAAATAAG GTAAAGTGggatgtggaaaaagaaacaCCAACTCAGAAGAGCAGCAGTGATCTTCAGGTTAAAAACAAAGATGACAGGACGAAGGCGTGGGCAGCAGCCTGTTTAAGGGGAAGTGCTGATCCCTGCCTGAATGCTGTAAAGATTGAGAAGTTATCTGACGATGAAGATGTAGATATCACAGATGAGCTGGATGAGTTGACTTCTCAAACATCACAGAATTCTGGCAGCCATCTTACTTTAGATGTTCCTAATAGTAAAATGTATACCACCAATCAAGGAGAATTATGCCAAGAAGGTCCATTAGCTAAATCTTCAGGAGAGTCTCTTCAGAATGTGAAGCAAGGTGAAGGAGAAGCATGTTCAAGCTCAGAAATTGCATCATGGGctgaaaaacagaaaagtactGACAAAAACTCAGCCGAATTAAATGAGAAATACAATAAAGTGGTGGAAGAACACACTCTACACAGAGGAGAAGTAAGAGAGGAAGCCAAGCACTCGCCTTCTCCAGAGCCCTGTGAGAGGCAGGACTCAAGTGGAAATGAAATGCTTTTGCCTCCTTGCCAAATTGAGGAGGAAAACCATGAAGGAGAAGAGCTTAAGCCACCAGAACAAGAAGTTGAAATAGATAGAAATGTcattcaagaagaagaaaagcaagcgATTCCTGAGTTTTTTGAGGGGCGCCAAACTAAAACACCAGAACGCTATTTGAAAATTAGAAACTACATTTTGGATCAGTG GGAAATATGCAAACCGAAATACTTAAATAAGACCTCAGTACGTCCTGGCCTGAAGAACTGTGGGGATGTTAATTGTATTGGACGGATTCATACATACCTCGAGTTGATAGGAGCAATCAATTTTGGATGtg AGCAGGCAGTATATAACAGGCCACAACCACTTGATAAAGTACGAGCGGCCGACAGAAAGGATGCAGAAGCAGCATACCAGCTTGCCTGGCGCCTGCAGTCTATG CGAACGAGGAGACGCAGGGTCCGAGATCCATGGGGAAACTGGTGTGATGCAAAAGACTTAGAAGGACAAACATTTGAG CATTTGTCTGTGGAGGAGAtggcaagaagaaaagaagaggaaaagtgcAAACCTATTAAATTTTCGAAAGCTTCAAAACTTCCAAAAAG ctcACTTGATCCTTTCCAACTGATACCTTGTAATTTTTTCAGTGAAGAAAAGCAG GAGCCATTTCAGGTGAAAGTAGCTGCAGAAGCACTTTTAATAATGAATTTG CACGCCCACGTGTCTATGGCAGAGGTGATTGGGCTTCTAGGAGGAAGATACTCAGAAGCTGATAAGGTCCTTGAA GTCTGTGCAGCAGAACCATGTAACAGTCTGAGTACAGGACTTCAGTGTGAGATGGATCCTGTATCACAGACACAGGCCTCAGAAACCTTGGCTCTTAGAGGCTACAGTGTCATTGGGTGGTACCATTCTCATCCTGCATTTGATCCTAATCCATCTTTACGAGATATTGACACACAAGCCAAATACCAG AGTTACTTCTCCAGAGGAGGAGCAAAATTCATTGGAATGATTGTTAGTCCATATAATCGAAGTAATCCTTTACCATATTCCCAGATAACCTGCTTGGTTATAAGTGAAGAAGTTAGCCCTGATGGTACCTACC CAGCGTCCCCATGGATAGAATCTTTCGCCGGGATTCCGACCTAA